Proteins encoded in a region of the Paenibacillus sp. W2I17 genome:
- a CDS encoding fumarylacetoacetate hydrolase family protein — translation MRIIRFLDGQQKWLAAVTDDEQAYRLPQADFMTLIYQARKQGVSPVQLVESAFKPSNKLTDDWTSLHLITPLEAPEVWAAGVTYQRSREARNYEATEGKLDAKTFYDKVYDAERPEIFFKSTAARTVGPNEAVTLRSDSNWQIPEPELGLVLAADGSIVGYIVGNDMSCRDIEGENPLYLPQAKMWRNSCSIGPSIRLAETVQDPYAFSIVCEIYRESEIVVKSEASTSELNRKLDELVSFLARDNDLFDGTVLLTGTSIVPPNDFTLAPGDRIEISISDIGTLINPVISN, via the coding sequence ATGAGAATTATTCGATTTCTGGACGGACAACAGAAGTGGCTGGCAGCCGTTACGGATGATGAACAAGCGTATCGTTTGCCACAAGCAGATTTTATGACTTTGATCTATCAAGCAAGAAAGCAGGGGGTCTCTCCAGTTCAACTTGTTGAAAGCGCTTTTAAACCGTCAAACAAGTTAACTGACGATTGGACTTCCTTGCATCTAATCACTCCATTGGAAGCTCCGGAAGTATGGGCGGCGGGTGTAACTTATCAACGCAGCCGCGAAGCGCGAAATTATGAAGCAACGGAAGGCAAGCTGGATGCAAAGACCTTTTACGATAAAGTTTACGATGCCGAAAGACCGGAGATCTTTTTTAAATCTACAGCTGCCCGCACCGTCGGGCCTAATGAGGCTGTCACACTTCGCAGCGATTCCAATTGGCAGATCCCGGAGCCTGAGCTGGGGTTGGTGCTTGCCGCGGATGGCAGCATTGTGGGATACATCGTTGGCAATGACATGAGCTGCCGCGATATTGAAGGGGAAAACCCGCTGTATCTGCCGCAAGCAAAAATGTGGCGCAATTCCTGCTCCATAGGTCCATCCATTCGTCTAGCGGAAACGGTGCAGGATCCATATGCGTTCAGCATCGTCTGCGAAATATATCGCGAAAGTGAAATAGTTGTCAAAAGCGAGGCAAGCACAAGTGAGTTAAACCGAAAACTTGATGAGCTGGTTTCTTTTCTGGCCAGAGATAACGATTTGTTTGACGGTACGGTGTTATTGACAGGTACTAGCATCGTGCCACCCAATGATTTTACACTTGCACCCGGGGACCGCATTGAAATATCCATTAGCGATATCGGGACACTTATTAATCCAGTCATTTCAAACTAA
- a CDS encoding AraC family transcriptional regulator, with protein sequence MTKLSDAVYLGRLPDVRMSFQLLGLHARKVDSSWTYPSHEHSMYEVHWMMDGQMNMVVNGQSYRQSVGDLLFIRPGMTHSCTGAGPEGFTYFSVHFSIHDTSFCRELNRCKDIYYPANSNLALGLSSSLSTLYGLATEHLSSSLSSSKQMKVHAAVFELLGSLVGQLSQQASVTLSRKETIAHQIAEHIEDSVRYIHLHGEIQESDRTWIQDIAKSLSISPSQVNRIFRQVYGIAPRKFLSETLLNEAQRLLKQTDLNIDHIAMMLGYKTNAHFSRQFKRWTGIAPSEYRSHSQQAGEANVADD encoded by the coding sequence GTGACCAAGCTTTCGGATGCTGTGTATTTAGGGCGTCTGCCCGATGTTCGCATGTCTTTTCAATTATTGGGGCTGCATGCAAGAAAAGTAGATTCCAGCTGGACTTATCCGTCCCATGAACATTCAATGTATGAAGTGCACTGGATGATGGACGGGCAGATGAACATGGTTGTCAACGGTCAGTCTTATCGTCAGTCGGTTGGCGACCTTCTGTTCATCCGGCCTGGTATGACCCACTCTTGCACCGGAGCCGGACCGGAGGGGTTCACTTATTTTTCCGTGCATTTCAGCATACACGATACATCCTTTTGCAGAGAACTTAACCGTTGCAAAGACATCTATTATCCGGCAAATTCGAATTTGGCTCTGGGGCTCTCCTCTTCCCTGTCTACTTTGTATGGTTTGGCCACAGAGCATTTGTCTAGCTCGCTATCTTCCTCCAAACAAATGAAAGTACATGCCGCTGTGTTTGAACTGCTTGGTTCCCTGGTTGGTCAGTTATCTCAGCAAGCCTCCGTTACGTTGTCGAGAAAAGAAACTATTGCCCATCAGATTGCTGAGCACATTGAGGATTCGGTAAGATATATCCATCTTCACGGGGAAATTCAGGAGAGCGATCGAACCTGGATTCAGGACATTGCCAAGTCGCTGAGCATTAGCCCGTCACAGGTTAATCGTATTTTTCGGCAGGTGTACGGCATCGCTCCACGCAAGTTTCTATCCGAAACCCTTCTGAACGAAGCGCAGCGGCTGTTAAAGCAAACCGACCTGAACATAGACCATATTGCGATGATGCTGGGGTATAAGACCAATGCGCATTTTAGTCGCCAATTCAAGCGGTGGACAGGCATCGCGCCAAGCGAATATCGCAGCCATTCGCAGCAGGCTGGAGAAGCCAACGTTGCGGATGACTAA
- a CDS encoding family 43 glycosylhydrolase, whose protein sequence is MNKQGFNPYLPSWEYVPDSEPYVFNERVYVYGSHDRFHGHAFCLNDYVCWSAPVNDLGNWRNEGVIYRKTDDPLNPNGHMCLYAPDVTLGPDGRYYLYYVLDKVPVVSVAVCDAPAGKYEFYGYVQYDDGTRLGEREGDEPQFDPGVMTEGQHTYLYTGFCAAGDQSRHGAMATMLGPDMLTIVEEPVFVAPSVPYSEGSGYEGHEFFEAPSIRKRGDTYYLVYSSIVMHELCYATSRFPNKGFTYQGVIVSNCDLHIDSYKPADKPMYYGGNNHGSIVEINGDWYVFYHRHTNGDAFNRQGCIEKISFEEDGSIPQVEMTSSGPSGRPLEGKGEYPAYLACNLLTKDDQKYTGGFGAGAWLDSRFPKITQDGRDGDEEVGYIANMVESATAGFKYFDCRGIRQVSIKVRGYCHGVFEVKTAWDGPVLGTIPVHFTNHWKPYSIEMTIPDGIQALYFTYRGSGSASLASFILA, encoded by the coding sequence ATGAACAAGCAGGGGTTCAACCCATATCTTCCATCCTGGGAGTACGTACCTGATAGTGAGCCTTATGTATTCAATGAAAGAGTGTATGTGTATGGTTCACATGACCGTTTTCACGGACATGCCTTCTGTCTGAACGATTATGTATGCTGGTCTGCACCCGTGAATGACCTTGGGAATTGGAGAAATGAAGGGGTGATCTACCGAAAAACAGATGACCCGCTGAATCCGAATGGCCATATGTGCTTGTATGCGCCAGATGTTACGCTGGGTCCCGATGGGCGGTATTATCTGTATTATGTGCTGGATAAGGTACCCGTTGTTTCGGTGGCTGTATGTGATGCACCTGCCGGTAAATATGAATTCTATGGTTATGTACAATATGACGACGGCACTCGTCTGGGCGAAAGAGAAGGGGACGAGCCCCAGTTCGATCCCGGCGTGATGACTGAAGGACAGCACACTTATCTGTATACCGGCTTCTGTGCGGCCGGAGACCAATCAAGACATGGCGCGATGGCCACGATGCTAGGTCCGGATATGCTGACGATTGTGGAAGAACCTGTATTCGTAGCACCGAGTGTACCTTACAGTGAGGGCAGCGGTTATGAGGGCCATGAATTTTTTGAGGCGCCTTCCATCCGGAAGAGAGGTGATACCTACTATCTGGTGTATTCCTCCATCGTTATGCATGAATTATGTTATGCCACCAGCCGATTTCCAAATAAAGGATTTACATATCAGGGCGTCATCGTAAGCAACTGTGATCTCCATATCGACTCCTACAAACCTGCTGACAAACCCATGTATTATGGAGGCAATAACCATGGCAGCATTGTGGAGATCAACGGAGACTGGTATGTCTTCTATCACCGTCATACCAATGGGGATGCATTCAACCGGCAGGGCTGTATTGAGAAGATATCTTTTGAAGAGGACGGCAGCATTCCTCAGGTGGAAATGACCTCCTCTGGTCCAAGTGGGAGACCGCTTGAAGGAAAAGGCGAGTACCCCGCATATCTTGCATGTAATCTTTTGACCAAAGATGATCAGAAGTACACTGGAGGTTTCGGGGCAGGAGCCTGGCTGGACAGCCGCTTTCCAAAGATCACCCAGGATGGTAGAGACGGTGATGAAGAAGTCGGATATATCGCCAATATGGTTGAATCCGCAACGGCAGGTTTTAAATACTTTGATTGCCGAGGAATTCGCCAGGTCTCGATCAAGGTACGGGGATATTGTCACGGGGTATTTGAGGTCAAAACCGCATGGGACGGTCCTGTCCTGGGTACAATCCCGGTACATTTCACCAATCATTGGAAACCCTATTCAATCGAGATGACCATTCCGGATGGTATACAGGCTTTGTATTTTACGTACAGAGGTTCGGGAAGTGCAAGTCTTGCATCATTTATTTTAGCGTAA
- a CDS encoding AraC family transcriptional regulator: MTSIFYVECDAVHQNHFVFDIPEGHDAWLLVITQTPAQFWVDGQLKEYPAHCAVLFKPYQKIYYRACSERYINDWIRFESDEPFVTDTSLPPGTPFPLDDPEYCHKLFQLLVAEHSFQNDYRESSINCLLRTLFNKLLESCVQEDISPQHYPLLKLRTAIHNDPSHPWTISEMAKIINVSPGYLQLMYKKSFGLSCMEDVIHSRIRLAKEYLRHHLYTVAEIADRCGYRNVEHFCRQFKQMTGSSPKQFHKRRGGVPADLTELGYKSHF; this comes from the coding sequence ATGACATCTATTTTTTACGTTGAATGTGACGCGGTACATCAGAACCATTTTGTTTTTGATATCCCTGAAGGGCATGATGCCTGGTTATTAGTCATTACACAGACCCCTGCCCAGTTTTGGGTTGATGGACAACTTAAGGAATACCCGGCTCATTGTGCTGTACTTTTCAAACCGTATCAAAAAATATATTATCGGGCTTGTTCAGAGCGCTATATAAATGATTGGATTCGTTTTGAAAGTGATGAACCGTTTGTAACCGATACCTCCCTTCCGCCAGGCACACCTTTCCCACTGGATGATCCGGAATACTGTCATAAGCTGTTCCAATTGCTTGTTGCAGAGCATTCTTTTCAGAACGATTACCGGGAATCATCCATCAATTGCCTGCTGCGAACCTTGTTCAATAAATTGCTTGAGTCTTGTGTCCAAGAGGATATTAGTCCTCAGCACTATCCTCTGTTGAAGCTTCGAACGGCAATTCATAACGATCCCAGCCATCCTTGGACCATATCGGAAATGGCGAAGATCATAAACGTCAGCCCGGGGTACCTGCAGTTGATGTACAAGAAATCGTTTGGCCTCTCGTGTATGGAGGATGTTATTCATAGCAGAATACGTTTGGCCAAAGAATATCTCAGACATCATTTGTATACGGTTGCAGAGATTGCTGATCGATGCGGTTACCGTAATGTCGAGCATTTTTGCAGGCAGTTCAAACAAATGACCGGTTCCTCGCCTAAACAGTTTCATAAACGACGTGGAGGTGTCCCGGCTGACTTAACAGAGTTGGGATATAAATCTCACTTTTAA